The following coding sequences lie in one Streptomyces albofaciens JCM 4342 genomic window:
- a CDS encoding aminotransferase class V-fold PLP-dependent enzyme, translating to MTTMDVPATAALEELRGWHTAVRAQFPIITGAPHLAYLDSAATTQKPQAVLDAVQHYLTTGNANAGRGTYTWANRTTALVEETRQRVKEFLGDPAPERSGVHFVSGATAGLRAVARDWLAGHLSDGDEIVVPLADHQANIVPWLEVRDLLARQGVRIRVRPMPYQAGSGDYDPQALAELAGPRTRFVAVTHVHHVYGGDMNVHRIRRAVGPEVPICLDAAQSVGHIPVSLADLDVDFAVFSGHKALALPGSGAVWARNARGPVFEPGGWDGSPNTTGIRSLRAAFDWLDTVGTDRVERWTTALAARLTEGLRRLPAYEVLGCRRSLAADADVQRRRGIVTFRHHAIASGDLGFALFDHGFMVRSDSLCQGSGGERQHSVRVSLHAYNAPEEIDRLLDVLASCA from the coding sequence ATGACCACGATGGACGTTCCCGCCACCGCGGCGCTGGAGGAGCTGCGCGGCTGGCACACCGCCGTCCGCGCCCAGTTCCCGATCATCACCGGCGCCCCGCACCTGGCCTATCTGGACAGCGCCGCCACGACGCAGAAGCCGCAGGCGGTGCTGGACGCCGTGCAGCACTACCTCACCACCGGCAACGCCAACGCCGGACGCGGCACCTATACCTGGGCCAACCGGACCACGGCGCTGGTCGAGGAGACCCGGCAGCGGGTCAAGGAGTTCCTCGGCGACCCGGCGCCGGAGCGCTCCGGGGTGCACTTCGTCAGCGGGGCGACGGCGGGGCTGCGCGCCGTCGCGCGGGACTGGCTGGCCGGTCATCTGTCGGACGGGGACGAGATCGTGGTCCCGCTCGCCGATCACCAGGCGAACATCGTCCCGTGGCTGGAGGTACGGGACCTGCTCGCGCGGCAGGGGGTGCGGATCCGGGTCCGCCCGATGCCGTACCAGGCCGGTTCCGGCGACTACGATCCGCAGGCCCTGGCCGAGCTGGCCGGGCCGCGGACCCGCTTCGTGGCGGTCACCCACGTCCACCACGTCTACGGCGGTGACATGAACGTGCACCGCATCCGCCGCGCGGTCGGCCCCGAGGTGCCGATCTGCCTGGACGCGGCCCAGAGCGTCGGCCACATCCCCGTGTCGCTGGCGGACCTGGACGTGGACTTCGCCGTCTTCTCCGGGCACAAGGCGCTGGCGCTGCCCGGCTCCGGCGCCGTGTGGGCCCGCAACGCGCGGGGCCCGGTGTTCGAGCCCGGCGGGTGGGACGGCAGCCCGAACACCACCGGCATCCGCAGCCTGCGGGCCGCGTTCGACTGGCTGGACACCGTCGGCACCGATCGCGTCGAGCGGTGGACCACCGCCCTGGCCGCCCGGCTGACCGAGGGGCTGCGCCGGCTGCCCGCGTACGAGGTGCTGGGGTGCCGGCGCAGCCTGGCGGCCGACGCGGACGTCCAGCGGCGCCGGGGCATCGTCACCTTCCGGCACCACGCCATCGCCTCGGGCGACCTGGGCTTCGCCCTGTTCGACCACGGCTTCATGGTCCGCTCGGACAGCCTGTGCCAGGGCAGCGGGGGTGAGCGGCAGCACTCGGTCCGGGTGAGCCTGCACGCCTACAACGCGCCGGAGGAGATCGACCGGCTGCTGGACGTGCTGGCGTCGTGCGCCTGA
- a CDS encoding pyridoxal-phosphate dependent enzyme: MRFERITDAIGNTPLVRIDPSVHGLRTIDLYAKLEMLNPFGSVKDRAAWNMARQGLATAADEGRTVVELSSGNTAKALAVLAGMHGVPFKTVTNRMRIPEVKDLLLLLGAEVEELPGQTECLDPTNTDDPLTQFHQALSEPDGAYLYTDQYYNDRNTQAHVEGTGPEIVKDLDGRAPDWFIACVGTAGSSTGVARVLREHDPRVGVVGLVSHKADFVPGIRTIDEVQEVGLFDPGTYDTLASVTVDEALDGMLTLARRCGILAGPTSGAAYFGAVRYLRELDAAPAPGPEPDRPAERRTAVFIVCDRIESYLGYVRQRRPELLGRPPQPNSPATLTDAEVRAAPDIDVEGAERWIERERPLVVDLRSPFAYAALHIAGSVNIVDELFGELVRGGLPFSKSRPVLLACPVGEQSARYAALLTRMGHPDVRSLRGGIIAWRDAGAPLVRE, encoded by the coding sequence ATGAGGTTCGAGCGCATCACCGACGCCATCGGCAACACCCCGCTCGTACGCATCGATCCGTCCGTCCACGGCCTGCGCACCATAGATCTCTACGCGAAGCTGGAGATGCTCAACCCGTTCGGTTCGGTCAAGGACCGGGCGGCCTGGAACATGGCACGCCAGGGCCTGGCCACGGCCGCGGACGAGGGCCGTACCGTCGTCGAGCTGTCCAGCGGCAACACGGCCAAGGCGCTGGCCGTGCTCGCCGGGATGCACGGGGTGCCCTTCAAGACCGTCACGAACCGCATGCGCATTCCGGAGGTCAAGGACCTCCTCCTGCTGCTGGGCGCGGAGGTCGAGGAACTGCCGGGGCAGACCGAATGCCTCGACCCGACCAACACCGACGATCCGCTCACCCAGTTCCACCAGGCGCTCAGCGAACCGGACGGTGCCTATCTGTACACCGACCAGTACTACAACGACCGCAATACGCAGGCCCACGTGGAGGGCACCGGGCCGGAGATCGTCAAGGACCTGGACGGCCGGGCCCCGGACTGGTTCATCGCCTGTGTGGGGACGGCCGGCTCGTCCACCGGGGTCGCCCGGGTGCTGCGCGAGCACGATCCGCGGGTGGGCGTCGTCGGGCTGGTGTCGCACAAGGCGGACTTCGTGCCGGGCATCCGCACCATCGACGAGGTGCAGGAGGTCGGCCTGTTCGACCCGGGCACCTACGACACCCTCGCGTCCGTCACCGTCGACGAGGCGCTCGACGGCATGCTGACGCTGGCCCGGCGGTGCGGCATCCTGGCCGGGCCGACCAGCGGGGCCGCGTACTTCGGCGCCGTACGGTACCTGCGCGAACTGGACGCGGCGCCGGCACCCGGCCCGGAACCGGACCGGCCCGCGGAGCGCCGGACCGCGGTGTTCATCGTCTGCGACCGCATCGAGAGCTACCTCGGGTACGTACGCCAGCGCCGCCCCGAGCTGCTGGGCCGGCCGCCGCAGCCGAACTCCCCCGCCACGCTGACCGACGCCGAGGTGCGCGCGGCGCCGGACATCGACGTCGAGGGCGCCGAGCGCTGGATCGAGCGCGAGCGCCCGCTCGTCGTGGACCTGCGCAGCCCGTTCGCCTACGCCGCGCTGCACATCGCCGGGTCCGTCAACATCGTCGACGAGCTCTTCGGCGAACTGGTCCGCGGCGGACTGCCGTTCAGCAAGAGCCGCCCGGTGCTGCTGGCCTGCCCGGTCGGTGAGCAGTCCGCCCGGTACGCCGCGCTGCTCACCCGGATGGGCCATCCTGACGTGCGCAGTCTGCGTGGCGGGATCATCGCCTGGCGCGACGCGGGCGCCCCGCTGGTACGGGAGTGA
- a CDS encoding Y4yA family PLP-dependent enzyme, whose amino-acid sequence MDVPLYLEPRLESRLVSLLRARTFLHTLAGGLGSPLNVLLPDRIAENLAAFRAVYRRHHLSGGIHFAHKANRSSALVRRLAATDAGMDVASLGELQHALGSGFAPDRILATGPKNTAFLWLAARSGATVHVDGPGELDELATLVRDHHLPRVRVLLRLSGFRAPGVRLLTRQSRFGTAEGDLDGLLKSVERHGDAVELTGVGYHLDTTSPAEKAVALEGCVKALDTCRARGLTPRAVDIGGGFGTDYLADGAQWQRYTTELTNAALGTRPPMTWRRHTYGLRNENGTLRGALALYPAHRPAAGAQYLDELLSLPAPSLGRPLATLLLENLYELHTEPGRALVDQCGVTLARVLEVRRTEATEGEPAARGRTAPDHLLVRLDANADDIGLEEHGVLVDPVLVPRTARPVPDGGPVAVYLAGNLCLEADMITRRAVHLPAAPHPGDLLAFANTAGYCMDFSADEAQRQPVARKVAVWQEGAADGPGQEDAPWRWCLDEQYWPHLSRRTKGTA is encoded by the coding sequence ATGGACGTTCCCTTGTACCTGGAACCGCGGTTGGAGTCCCGGCTGGTTTCCCTGCTCCGCGCAAGGACGTTTCTCCATACGCTCGCCGGCGGACTCGGCTCGCCGCTGAACGTGCTGCTGCCGGACCGGATCGCCGAGAACCTCGCCGCCTTCCGGGCCGTCTACCGGCGCCACCACCTCAGCGGCGGCATCCACTTCGCGCACAAGGCGAACCGGTCCAGCGCCCTGGTGCGGCGGCTCGCGGCCACGGACGCGGGGATGGACGTGGCGTCCCTCGGCGAACTCCAGCACGCGCTGGGGTCCGGGTTCGCACCGGACCGGATCCTGGCGACCGGGCCGAAGAACACCGCGTTCCTGTGGCTGGCGGCCCGTTCCGGCGCCACCGTCCACGTCGACGGCCCCGGGGAACTGGACGAACTCGCCACGCTGGTGCGGGACCACCACCTCCCCCGCGTCCGCGTCCTGCTGCGGCTCTCCGGCTTCCGCGCCCCCGGCGTCAGGCTGCTCACCCGGCAGAGCCGCTTCGGTACGGCCGAAGGCGACCTGGACGGCCTGCTCAAGTCGGTCGAACGGCACGGCGACGCGGTGGAGCTGACCGGGGTGGGCTACCACCTCGACACCACCAGCCCGGCCGAGAAGGCGGTCGCCCTCGAAGGGTGCGTCAAGGCCCTGGACACGTGCCGCGCCCGGGGCCTCACGCCGCGTGCCGTGGACATCGGCGGCGGCTTCGGCACCGACTACCTCGCCGACGGCGCGCAGTGGCAGCGCTACACCACCGAGCTGACCAACGCCGCGCTGGGCACCCGCCCGCCGATGACCTGGCGCCGCCACACCTACGGCCTGCGCAACGAGAACGGCACCCTGCGCGGCGCGCTCGCCCTCTACCCCGCCCACCGCCCGGCCGCCGGCGCCCAGTACCTGGACGAACTCCTGTCGCTCCCCGCCCCCTCGCTGGGCCGCCCGCTGGCCACCCTGCTGCTGGAGAACCTGTACGAGCTGCACACCGAGCCGGGCCGCGCCCTGGTGGACCAGTGCGGGGTCACCCTGGCGCGGGTGCTTGAGGTACGCCGTACGGAAGCCACCGAGGGTGAGCCCGCTGCCCGCGGCCGTACGGCCCCCGACCACCTCCTCGTACGCCTGGACGCGAACGCCGACGACATCGGCCTGGAGGAGCACGGCGTCCTCGTCGACCCCGTCCTCGTGCCGCGTACCGCGCGGCCGGTCCCGGACGGCGGCCCGGTGGCGGTCTACCTCGCGGGCAACCTGTGCCTGGAGGCCGACATGATCACCCGGCGCGCGGTCCATCTGCCGGCCGCGCCGCACCCCGGTGACCTGCTGGCGTTCGCCAACACCGCCGGTTACTGCATGGACTTCAGCGCCGACGAGGCGCAGCGGCAGCCCGTCGCCCGCAAGGTCGCCGTATGGCAGGAGGGGGCGGCGGACGGACCCGGCCAGGAGGACGCGCCCTGGCGCTGGTGCCTGGACGAGCAGTACTGGCCGCACCTATCCCGCCGGACGAAAGGGACTGCATGA
- a CDS encoding APC family permease, whose amino-acid sequence MSERQVTDEVDGAGAPVVLAQERRLRRDLGFWGLTSIGFSNIVGSGWLFAALYAAQTAGPASLLSWIGAGLLCALVALVMVELGASRPEGGGTVRWPLFASGRLVGTLVGWSVLLSVGGTAAEISAIMQYAAHYVPGLYSGHTLTLAGVGVAAALSVVLTALNWYAVRLFARLNNLVSVFKIAVPVITVIALVASGWHEGRLTDHGGFAPYGYAACLTALAGGGIVYSVNGFQAPLDFSGEARNPRKTIPAAVLTGIALAVAMYLALQVAFLFTVPENLLGGGWKGVSFDSPFGQLALILNLHWLSSLLYADAVISPGGSAFVGVAINARHTYALAKNRTLPRYFMAVNERFGVPRRALVINLAVIVVFLLPFGGWQDIVSVMGNMYLLIYGASAVAAAVFLADPGSTTSGWVPGLRWIAPVSFVVAGEFVYWSGWHNLRLALPLVLGGLLIFLAMRRSGDGAADSVGDRDGAGRRLPLFTELRTGAWLVVYLGALTVLSWLGSFGGSGRLPAPYDSLTVAVFALAVFFWAVRSGVRHLAESRTASG is encoded by the coding sequence GTGTCGGAACGTCAGGTGACGGATGAGGTCGATGGGGCCGGTGCGCCAGTGGTGCTGGCGCAGGAGCGCCGATTGCGCCGTGACCTGGGGTTCTGGGGGCTCACCTCGATCGGGTTCTCCAACATCGTGGGGTCCGGCTGGCTGTTCGCCGCCCTGTACGCGGCGCAGACGGCGGGACCCGCGTCGCTGCTCTCCTGGATCGGCGCCGGCCTGCTGTGCGCGCTGGTCGCCCTGGTCATGGTCGAGCTGGGCGCGTCGCGGCCCGAGGGCGGCGGTACGGTCCGCTGGCCGCTGTTCGCCAGTGGCCGGCTGGTCGGCACGCTGGTGGGCTGGTCGGTGCTGCTCTCAGTGGGCGGCACCGCGGCCGAGATCAGCGCGATCATGCAGTACGCCGCGCACTATGTGCCGGGCCTCTACAGCGGCCACACCCTCACCCTGGCCGGGGTCGGGGTCGCCGCCGCGCTCAGTGTGGTCCTGACGGCGCTGAACTGGTACGCGGTGCGGCTGTTCGCACGGCTGAACAACCTGGTCTCGGTGTTCAAGATCGCGGTGCCGGTGATCACCGTGATCGCGCTCGTCGCCTCCGGCTGGCACGAAGGACGTCTGACCGACCACGGCGGCTTCGCCCCGTACGGGTACGCCGCCTGCCTGACCGCGCTGGCCGGCGGCGGCATCGTCTACTCGGTCAACGGGTTCCAGGCGCCGCTGGACTTCTCGGGCGAGGCCCGCAATCCCCGCAAGACCATTCCCGCGGCCGTCCTGACCGGCATCGCCCTGGCGGTCGCCATGTACCTGGCCCTCCAGGTGGCGTTCCTGTTCACCGTCCCCGAGAACCTGCTCGGCGGCGGCTGGAAGGGTGTCTCCTTCGACTCCCCCTTCGGACAGCTGGCCCTGATCCTCAACCTCCACTGGCTGTCCAGCCTGCTGTACGCGGACGCGGTGATCTCCCCCGGCGGCTCCGCGTTCGTGGGCGTGGCGATCAACGCCCGGCACACCTACGCACTCGCGAAGAACCGCACCCTCCCCCGCTACTTCATGGCAGTCAACGAGCGGTTCGGCGTGCCGCGCCGGGCGCTGGTGATCAATCTCGCGGTGATCGTGGTCTTCCTGCTGCCGTTCGGGGGCTGGCAGGACATCGTCAGCGTCATGGGCAACATGTACCTGCTGATCTACGGGGCGTCCGCGGTCGCCGCGGCGGTCTTCCTCGCCGACCCCGGGAGCACCACGTCCGGCTGGGTGCCGGGCCTGCGCTGGATCGCGCCGGTGAGCTTCGTGGTGGCCGGCGAGTTCGTGTACTGGTCGGGCTGGCACAACCTGCGGCTGGCACTGCCGCTGGTCCTCGGCGGGCTGCTGATCTTCCTGGCCATGCGGCGTTCCGGGGACGGCGCGGCGGACTCCGTGGGCGACCGGGACGGTGCCGGACGACGGCTGCCCCTGTTCACCGAACTGCGTACCGGCGCCTGGCTGGTGGTGTACCTGGGGGCGCTGACCGTGCTGTCCTGGCTGGGCAGCTTCGGGGGATCCGGCCGGCTGCCCGCTCCGTACGACTCGCTGACCGTGGCGGTGTTCGCGCTCGCGGTGTTCTTCTGGGCCGTGCGGTCCGGCGTCCGGCACCTGGCGGAGTCCCGGACCGCCTCCGGGTGA
- a CDS encoding collagenase — protein sequence MRKGLLSAVLSVGLLLPAAQAAHGAAPGRPADVAPAAGPDGGPADRRHDTDRADRFADAPRPAARDLPPGNGRVPRGRTPGDLSGSAPDGHRPGTAPTCTLDALTRLGPEALADFLTDPAVTAEGCLRGLIWTWDARLAPVMSQPHVQAVAHRISALAPQHDGTDATHLYELFTYLHAVVYHDFSRAEIDVTDAPTVEAMRAAVAAYGTAPRTFEPTRHNAGTLREALTTASAPGLRQHQLPLVRRVLATMGPGKPTATDPMWGGAALAALTVNYLGVYPGNNDTAFRAAVTADAAYRADFRAFSGHTHLKGTANAWAVRDALGEYGRFGQIDALKTSIVSDLGGLLTVTEANFGRRSAPWAGVAGWLNFFGDCARYGVCRAQLEREIFPHTYTYDQGTLEVRTALDRATVDQLYYASKQVKAQFFRVLGTDVPLAGDTNTTLHVHLYASRAEYEIMHPLLTGMGTDNGGVYIENGATFYTYQRRVPQDSSLTLEELFRHEYTHYLNGRWAVPGSFGEGPWYTGDLTTAMDEGTAEFFAGSTRDDGVKVRKSLVKGVIADTANGGPRMSVDRLLHATYAGDGFRFYDYAGTFFEFLWQQRPSLLREMYGYQRADDPKGFDAWRTRLGADGGLQRAYDAFLDAQIPKADDLYVPRTAFTPNGSLRFAEASEVRAAFTRATYITPVCTGTGEPAGRSRFTCTGRITAHLSDARDPDRVFADMSETVDYFLLDRAGAAANNLADMNCSFGAVDVWSDGRAGSASFACEGPLRS from the coding sequence GTGCGCAAGGGTCTGCTGAGCGCCGTTCTTTCGGTGGGCCTCCTCCTTCCCGCGGCGCAGGCCGCCCACGGCGCGGCGCCCGGCCGGCCGGCCGACGTCGCGCCGGCGGCCGGCCCCGACGGCGGCCCGGCGGACCGGCGGCACGACACCGACCGGGCCGACCGGTTCGCCGACGCGCCGCGGCCCGCGGCCCGGGACCTGCCGCCCGGCAACGGCCGCGTGCCGCGCGGCCGCACCCCCGGCGACCTGTCGGGAAGCGCTCCCGACGGCCACCGCCCGGGCACCGCTCCCACCTGCACCCTCGACGCCCTCACCCGCCTCGGCCCCGAAGCCCTCGCGGACTTCCTCACCGATCCGGCCGTCACCGCCGAGGGCTGTCTGCGCGGGCTGATCTGGACCTGGGACGCGCGGCTCGCCCCGGTCATGTCGCAGCCGCACGTACAGGCCGTCGCCCACCGGATCAGCGCGCTCGCGCCGCAGCACGACGGCACCGACGCCACCCACCTGTACGAGCTGTTCACCTATCTGCACGCGGTCGTGTACCACGACTTCTCGCGTGCCGAGATCGACGTCACGGACGCCCCGACGGTCGAGGCGATGCGGGCGGCCGTGGCCGCGTACGGAACCGCGCCCCGCACCTTCGAGCCGACCCGGCACAACGCCGGGACGCTGCGCGAAGCCCTCACCACCGCGAGCGCTCCGGGGCTGCGCCAGCACCAACTTCCGCTGGTGAGACGGGTACTGGCAACCATGGGCCCCGGCAAGCCGACCGCCACGGACCCGATGTGGGGCGGTGCCGCCCTCGCCGCGCTCACCGTCAACTACCTCGGCGTGTACCCGGGCAACAACGACACGGCCTTCCGGGCCGCGGTGACCGCCGACGCCGCGTACCGCGCCGACTTCCGCGCCTTCTCCGGCCACACCCATCTGAAGGGCACGGCCAACGCCTGGGCGGTGCGCGACGCGCTGGGCGAGTACGGCCGCTTCGGACAGATCGACGCCCTCAAGACTTCCATCGTGAGCGACCTCGGCGGCCTGCTCACCGTCACCGAGGCCAACTTCGGCCGCCGCAGCGCCCCGTGGGCCGGGGTGGCGGGCTGGCTGAACTTCTTCGGCGACTGTGCGCGGTACGGCGTCTGCCGGGCGCAGCTGGAACGCGAGATCTTCCCGCACACGTACACCTACGACCAGGGCACCCTGGAGGTGCGCACCGCGCTGGACCGGGCCACCGTCGACCAGCTCTACTACGCGAGCAAGCAGGTCAAGGCGCAGTTCTTCCGGGTGCTCGGCACGGACGTGCCGCTGGCCGGCGACACCAACACCACGCTGCACGTCCACCTGTACGCCTCGCGCGCCGAGTACGAGATCATGCACCCGCTGCTGACCGGCATGGGCACGGACAACGGCGGCGTCTACATCGAGAACGGCGCCACCTTCTACACCTACCAGCGGCGCGTCCCGCAGGACTCCTCGCTCACCCTCGAAGAGCTGTTCCGGCACGAGTACACCCACTACCTGAACGGCCGCTGGGCCGTGCCGGGCAGCTTCGGCGAGGGGCCCTGGTACACCGGCGACCTGACCACCGCGATGGACGAGGGCACCGCCGAGTTCTTCGCCGGGAGCACCCGCGACGACGGGGTGAAGGTGCGCAAATCCCTGGTCAAGGGCGTGATCGCGGACACCGCGAACGGCGGTCCCCGAATGAGCGTCGACCGGCTGCTGCACGCCACGTACGCCGGTGACGGCTTCCGCTTCTACGACTACGCCGGGACGTTCTTCGAGTTCCTGTGGCAGCAGCGGCCGTCGCTGCTGCGGGAGATGTACGGCTACCAGCGCGCCGACGACCCGAAGGGGTTCGACGCCTGGCGGACCCGGCTGGGCGCGGACGGCGGGCTGCAGCGCGCGTACGACGCCTTCCTCGACGCCCAGATCCCGAAGGCCGACGATCTGTACGTGCCGCGGACCGCCTTCACGCCCAACGGGTCGCTGCGGTTCGCCGAGGCGTCCGAGGTGCGGGCGGCCTTCACCCGGGCCACGTACATCACCCCCGTCTGTACGGGCACCGGAGAGCCGGCCGGGCGGTCCCGCTTCACCTGCACCGGCCGGATCACCGCCCACCTCTCCGACGCCCGCGACCCGGACCGGGTCTTCGCCGACATGTCGGAGACCGTCGACTACTTCCTGCTGGACCGGGCCGGTGCCGCCGCCAACAACCTCGCCGACATGAACTGCTCCTTCGGGGCCGTGGACGTCTGGTCCGACGGCCGGGCCGGGAGCGCGTCCTTCGCCTGCGAGGGTCCGCTGCGCAGCTGA
- a CDS encoding GntR family transcriptional regulator, whose translation MQHLGPITGQERLRDRAAHALRAALIAGELRPGTVYSAPALAAGFGISATPVREAMLDLAREGLVEPVRNKGFRVTEVSERDLDQFAEIRALIEVPTVGRVARTASRGQLTALRPLAEEIVAAARAHDLIGYLEADRRFHLDLLALSGNARLVETVGDLRKRSRLYGLTGLDERGELLPSAQEHLELLDLALAGDAEGAQACMARHLGHVRSLWARTVPER comes from the coding sequence GTGCAGCACCTCGGACCGATCACCGGCCAGGAGCGGCTGCGCGACCGGGCCGCCCACGCGCTGCGTGCCGCCCTGATCGCCGGTGAACTCCGCCCCGGCACCGTGTACTCCGCCCCCGCGCTCGCCGCCGGGTTCGGGATCTCGGCCACGCCCGTGCGGGAGGCCATGCTCGACCTGGCGCGCGAGGGGCTGGTCGAGCCGGTGCGCAACAAGGGCTTCCGGGTCACCGAGGTGAGCGAGCGCGACCTGGACCAGTTCGCGGAGATACGGGCCCTGATCGAGGTGCCGACCGTGGGACGGGTGGCCCGCACGGCCTCCCGCGGGCAACTGACCGCGCTGCGCCCGCTCGCCGAGGAGATCGTCGCCGCCGCGCGGGCCCACGACCTGATCGGCTACCTGGAGGCCGACCGCCGCTTCCACCTGGACCTGCTCGCCCTCTCCGGCAACGCCCGGCTCGTCGAGACCGTCGGCGACCTGCGCAAACGATCCCGCCTGTACGGCCTGACCGGTCTCGACGAGCGCGGCGAACTGCTGCCCTCGGCGCAGGAACACCTGGAGCTGCTCGACCTGGCGCTGGCGGGCGACGCCGAGGGGGCGCAGGCGTGCATGGCGCGGCATCTCGGGCATGTGAGGTCGCTGTGGGCGCGTACGGTGCCGGAGCGGTGA
- a CDS encoding ArnT family glycosyltransferase, protein MPASSVPSAPSPPSTAATATRASRRAAVRRRPRRRWELWRSPGGQPPWARPALLAVAASAALLYAWNLVGSGLAPYYSDAARSMTGSWKAFLFTALDPAATVTLDKIGGFLWPQALSARVFGFHDWALTLPQCVEGVVSVLVMYRVVRRWQGPATGLLAAGLFTLTPVAASMFGHAIPDASLIMCLVLAVDQYQRAVQGGRLGALVLAGVWVGLGFQAKMMQAWLIVPALAVGYLLAAPVTLRRRLGHLLTAGAVMGAVSLSWVLLMTFTPKDVRPQVGGNSGDSAFSMVFDYNGFGRFGQSGNGAAFGADGNSKPAGGGAAQSGRRGGIVASDPENNRPHKLVGERLVRQIGWLYPPALLGLVFGLARSRGRPRTDRTRAGYVMWGTWLLTTAAVLSAVPVPHTAYVAGLAPALAALSAAGTVALWRAHRTERGSRAARLALPAAVAAQAAWAGHLAAGQADFAPWLTPLVAAAGLLGVAALAVAVLVPRLRTRRRRLGTLGLAAACLAMFAAPATWSLSVLDKRYGGSSFDAHAGPFGSETRGSFELKVRPTPP, encoded by the coding sequence ATGCCCGCATCATCAGTCCCTTCGGCCCCGTCCCCGCCGTCCACCGCCGCCACCGCGACCCGCGCGTCGCGGCGAGCGGCGGTCCGCCGACGCCCGCGCCGCCGCTGGGAGTTGTGGCGCTCCCCCGGCGGCCAGCCACCGTGGGCGCGCCCCGCCCTGCTCGCCGTCGCCGCGTCGGCCGCGCTGCTGTACGCGTGGAACCTCGTCGGCAGCGGGCTGGCCCCGTACTACTCGGACGCCGCCCGCAGCATGACCGGGAGCTGGAAGGCGTTCCTCTTCACCGCCCTGGACCCCGCCGCCACGGTCACGCTCGACAAGATCGGCGGCTTCCTCTGGCCGCAGGCCCTCTCCGCCCGCGTCTTCGGCTTCCACGACTGGGCGCTGACGCTGCCGCAGTGCGTCGAGGGCGTCGTGTCCGTCCTGGTCATGTACCGCGTCGTACGCCGCTGGCAGGGCCCCGCGACCGGCCTCCTGGCGGCCGGGCTCTTCACGCTCACGCCTGTGGCGGCCTCGATGTTCGGCCATGCGATCCCCGACGCGTCCCTGATCATGTGCCTGGTGCTGGCGGTGGACCAGTACCAGCGGGCCGTGCAAGGCGGGCGGCTCGGAGCGCTGGTGCTCGCCGGGGTCTGGGTGGGGCTGGGCTTCCAGGCCAAGATGATGCAGGCATGGCTGATCGTGCCCGCGCTCGCCGTGGGGTACCTGCTCGCGGCGCCGGTCACGCTGCGCAGGCGGCTCGGCCATCTGCTGACCGCGGGGGCGGTCATGGGCGCGGTGTCGTTGTCCTGGGTGCTGCTGATGACGTTCACGCCCAAGGACGTCCGTCCGCAGGTGGGCGGCAACTCGGGCGACAGCGCCTTCTCCATGGTCTTCGACTACAACGGCTTCGGCCGGTTCGGGCAGTCCGGCAACGGCGCCGCCTTCGGCGCGGACGGAAACTCGAAGCCCGCCGGCGGCGGCGCCGCACAGAGCGGCAGGCGCGGCGGCATCGTGGCTTCGGACCCGGAGAACAACCGCCCGCACAAGCTGGTCGGCGAACGCCTGGTACGGCAGATCGGCTGGCTCTACCCGCCGGCCCTGCTCGGCCTGGTCTTCGGCCTGGCCCGCAGCCGCGGACGCCCCCGTACGGACCGGACGCGCGCCGGATACGTGATGTGGGGCACCTGGCTGCTGACCACGGCGGCGGTACTGAGCGCCGTACCCGTACCGCACACGGCGTACGTGGCGGGACTGGCCCCGGCGCTCGCGGCCCTGAGCGCGGCCGGGACCGTCGCGCTGTGGCGCGCTCACCGTACGGAGCGCGGCAGCCGCGCCGCCCGCCTCGCCCTGCCCGCGGCCGTCGCGGCGCAAGCGGCCTGGGCCGGGCATCTCGCGGCCGGGCAGGCGGACTTCGCGCCGTGGCTGACGCCGCTCGTCGCGGCGGCCGGACTGCTCGGCGTTGCGGCACTCGCCGTCGCGGTGCTCGTCCCCCGGCTCCGGACGCGCCGCCGTCGGCTCGGCACCCTCGGCCTCGCCGCCGCATGTCTCGCCATGTTCGCCGCCCCGGCCACCTGGTCGCTGTCCGTACTGGACAAGCGGTACGGCGGGTCGTCGTTCGACGCCCACGCGGGGCCCTTCGGTTCCGAGACGCGGGGCAGCTTCGAACTGAAGGTACGGCCGACACCCCCATAG